Below is a window of Cydia splendana chromosome 3, ilCydSple1.2, whole genome shotgun sequence DNA.
acgttgcttaacttcggtcaaaaatcacgtttgttgtatgggagccccacttaaatctttattttattctgtttttagtatttgttgttatagcggcaacagaaatacatcatctgtaaaaatttcaactgcctagctatcacggttcgtgagatacagcctggtgacagacggacggacggacagcggagtcttagtaatagggtcgcgttttaccctctgggtacggaaccctaaaaagcataaggtccactgatgtacagttaacagtgtgggtgatgccTGGATTTTATGTATATTATTCAGATTAAACAGACAACTGCATTAAGCATTTACAAAGAGTAAGAGGTCAACGCATATTGGTGCATATTACCACAACCAGCACTACTGACTTGCCAAATGGTGGGTTATAGTATAACAGTAGGCTTGAGTCGGTCCTGAACTAAGAactattaagaatgaaatcccatcaaggaccgaaaggaactaaatctttttgcacgctcttaatcggtctttaggtcctttagttcagtaggattcgagagcgcttgactgagtgaaacgtaaaatggacggaacgaaacggttgtcaatgtcgctggcacgagtgtgaacgagatgaaagaacgacgtgacactcctaagcccgtaaaatatgaaggaaaatcaaatatatttcgacatatttgatattttattaattatgttaaggtgttttaatgtttaataccgACACATCGTATCATACAAGTTGAATTGGATTCAGTTACCAAAGATTGGAAAGAAACCAATgaaaaatcgactcctattcattcccggctctcaacgaccgaactgaactaaaggaactaaaagaccgaactagttcgtttgaccgagagcggagcgctctctgtagtgaccgagcaggcacaagcctataTAACAGCCCATGTTGATCCCTAGAACTCAATTtatgaaattatattttattgatattggtaggtacatattattagGTTTCCGATAAAATGCTAATATAGCCTATCCCATAGTTAGCTTTGATGATTTATTGGAAGACAAGTTAATTTTTGCATCAGTTCAAtttaaattgaaccttaaatcaGAATGCTAAGGTTGAAATTTAATTGACATAAATGTGGTTGATAAATCATACATTGTATGTCTAGAGAACTTAAATTAATACAGATATGCCTATGTGTGGAGACATCTTATATACTCaatattgtacctacctatattaataTTAGGTGATCTGATCTGTGAtgtaatattaggtcattacctatgaaattggcgttttgtacggagaatttcaacgaaacacgaatttccatacaattaattttgcggatatttttttgatggctaattcaaaccaaacaaaatttttccagtaatttttgacacctttaaggtatgttttcaatatctccatttcttgaaaattggtaccattagaaaaatataagtaattttaatactcgaaccgacagcacatgaaaagacctattttcaaggcttaattctgaacacttaacaataaaaaataacaattaattgtatgtaaaatcgttgtttattgagtgcactgtagttttattgtaattgtgtatgtacttttgtaaaaaaaaaaaactaggatcagacttatatctatgaacaaaaacgccaatttcataggtaaggacctaataataaatacttaatccccatcgcccgctggttttaccagtgcaatcagtcaacgcagggcagcttgtggcgagctgttggggattagcgacctcacgtacccgagtgctcctggggagttctgttacccgcaaggagggtgggtgggacaggattctctgcctctggcttgccttagccggccggccagagtggagtcgttagagctataagctccaggggtggaagtgaaatatgcataagacgcgagttggcacagtggctgttaacagccactgggtagaaagcggcgcacacctctcgacacccctgagccgctcacaccggtgttgcccttgagccatcctagatgtcgctttttgtgggggcccatcttgtgagggcgagtcaccgtctgccggaaataaaattgcataccgttttattaggcaggcgtccggtttttttaccccatagctcagtacttagtccatcgctttcacccaataacctagttcattttagattccatcaactctcaatagcccttacaccctggcgggtgctgcctctgtctgcgtcccatgacacgggcaagggcagcatccgcttggtgtaccccttacatttcattaaagtgtcaaaagggcctctacgtgttggcttcggctccgcgcatgcctcccaaaggtccggaacaccattgttccgtgatgggaaagaaaTACTTAATATAATGTGAAGTAATAGCTTTTATTATGATTTTATCAGATCTAGGACTACCATCACATTCCCAATGTAAACAATTAGATTAGACAAACAGTTCGCAAATTTAGATGTTTATgcaatatcattttttttaccttaaagagactatttttataaaaaaaattaaagtgtaaaaatataccTCTGACGCCACACCTGAAGGACAACTCTGATCAGATCAAACACTCCATATTAATATAACAATAACATTGATCAGTCCCTGATTCATTTTATCAATGATATTTCACAAATGTTTATGAATAATGCATAATGCCATTACATTTTAGAATGTAATATTTGCCACTAAACTGCCCTTACATAACTGGCGCTACTTTGCCCCTCTTGTGGATTAAATGTAACTTCCTCATCAGTTTTCGAAGAATAAAAAGCTCAGAAATAAGTAAACTGGGTGGTGAAAAATCTCATGATTTAAATTTCCAAACATGTGGCATTTATCTTTGGCAGGCAACCACAGCTAGTAAAGAAGAAACACCTAAACGAGGCAGCACGCTGCTAAAATGCACAACTTGCAACACATTTAGCACCctaagcagccgcgcgctgacCACGCACATGGCGCAGTGCTCGCCCGACAACAACAATGTGGCGGCCGCGCAGGCGGACGCCCGCCCTCACAGGAAGCTCTTCGAGTGCGACGTCTGCAACATGAAGTTCTCCAACGGCGCCAACATGCGCCGCCACAAGATGCGCCACACCGGCGTCAAACCTTACGAATGCAGAGTCTGTCAAAAGAGATTCTTCCGCAAGGACCATCTAGCGGAACATTTCACCACACACACAAAGAGCTTGCCGTACCATTGCCCGATATGCAACCGAGGGTTCCAGCGCCAGATCGCCATGCGCGCGCATTTCCAGAACGAGCATGTCGGCCAGCACGATCTTGTCAAAACTTGCCCTCTCTGCAGCTACCGTGCCCCCACCATGAAAAGCCTCAGAGTTCATTTCTTTAACAGGTAAGGATTGTATGTGATGTCATGCCTACATAATCATATCATTCATTAAATAGGTACTACATTACAGTTTCATCGTCATAGGGGCTTTAGAAAATGGAGAGTATTTTGCGTCATGAGAACTATAAATCGATCGAGAACTAATGTGGTGATTCATTAAAACCATCTGCCTCAGTAAActgaaaatcataattagattccaaaaaaagtaagacaatgttgccactttttactagcgcgtcttgtatttatataaaaataagtaaataaaagtacttttttaaatcgtaggagtaaaattatcaataaataaattatcttagagtgtttatttataattttttttttttaaagaaagaaacaaattattgcagtggcaacattgtcttactttttttggaatctaattacgacTCGGAGATTAGTTTGAGTAGTTTCACTCAGTAGAGGCTACAATACATCACACAATTGacacatacaaaaaaaaaaaaatcacatacatacatactctgCCGAAATCATTCTCTTCTTGCAGTCTGGTGAAAACTGTAAAACAGCCTTGATAGCTAAAAAATCCTATCTTACCTTAACTTAAGGGAAGTACGTATTGAATGTATGCGTTTACATTTTCCTCATTGTCCTTTGAGTCGAAGACAAGGTTTTTACGTTGTATATCCTAACAAGTTACGTAATACGGCGCAAAACTAGACGTTAGCAAGTTTTGATTAATGTTTTCGTTACCAGCTGTTATCGACTACACGTCGAAAGAGCCTAAACTCAAtgcaattgttttattttactaacacGTTTGTACAGACAGCAACACTTACCtgaccatcggtggaccttattacaaaggcataaggtccacagaTGGATAGTTAAGAGGCTACctgaggttttcatcgatttttgacaagttatgAATCGtattcttcaatcttttatctccgtttTTGtgtaccggattttgaaagaaattaatacaatttttttatgattttttaaacattgtctaaaaaacacttttttcgtaactAGTTTGCTGTCTAGggtcttacatgtacgaaatctacatatttgggttcgtctttgacgtctcgaaaaactttgaagtaaatatgggatactatattgcttaaagccgttgctgttaatgtgataagctacaaaaaaacattagaaaactaagggattcggatcgaaggtcattggcgtgggggagCCCCTTAAGATTGTGGGCGATGGTGCTGATGGTACAACCTGTCAGCTTTCTTTTGCCTGCATTGATAAAATCGCATTGTCACTACAAAGCTTAAGTTAACTTGTAGGGTTAAATCCTACAAATATTTCATAGACGTAAAATATTTCAGACACGGCATCGACCTAGACAACCCAGGAACCGGCAACAACTCTGTTTCCCTGCTAGCAGCCGGCATAGCCAACGCCGCGTACGCCGACGGCTCCATGGACGCGAGCGCCATCAACGCCCTGGGGGCTCTAGGCTCCGGGCTGTCCGTGTCCGTGGCAGCCGCGTACTCGGACAGCGGCGACAGCAACGGTGCTCGCTCCGTCGACAACGCTACACCGCCCATGCACTATCTGACCCCGCACGTGGAGATATCTATGGCCGACAACAACGAGACGTTCTCTCCGGGACAGTCTAACCATCTAAATAATTCCGGTAAGCAATGTATTGTATTTATAGctggtcaaacaagtttgtcagtagaaaaaggtaatttaaattttctatgggattataactcttcgcgcctacattttttcaatttgccgctcttttctactgacggaaattgctTGACAAAGTATAGATACTGGTTTATCTAGTAggtacccatggtataataatattctccgcctggtactctcttccgaccacgtgactgacacaagcagggccggattaaccctaagtcaaagtaggcaactgcctaggggccccgtcTCGgttagggggccccggcggctcagagcgcaccaaaaaaaaatttgtttcatagggtcaaaattcacgcgaattttttttattcttgtatgcattgttattgtttatttttagatccattctttaattaaatgaaactgtaataaaattgaagcaatacgttacagtttacggggcgtatatgcgtacctggggcccgtttctcaaaagcctgtaacttgtaatacaagtggaagtccctttctaacaaaagctgtcaaaaagtggcATCCGCTTGTGTTACAAGTTACAATAAGCTTTTGAGAAAGGGGTCCCTGTCTGTAAAGGTTTTCTGAAAAAATGttacatttactttttttcgatcAACCAACAACTTctgggttatttcgactcagaatcactaggactattgattaaaacaaagaaaaaagtgtccccagttttttaatacgaattttgggtgtcagtttagtgacggttcatacaaaatgtatgtaaaaatgcgTCACAATAGTGACCTTTTTTCGACGATTGTCAGAGCGCTGCTTCCTTACAGCACGGCCTTTGGCGTTGCTTTTTAAGAAATATCAATTTCAGTagcttggccttttgcctcgcatgaaagctcacttCGCTAAAAGACGCTTCGGGCTTGTCGAGCAATGCGGAGATTGCTGAGCTCGACCTTTACTTCAGcttcactttttacctcaatttaccattggtttgtgttcctcaTCTCccctacttcagcttagcctttggcctcgctgcgcctagCTCGGCCTgcagtctcgctttttaatacaatggaatttggttcgtgtctgtgtTCAACTACTTATCCCGAAGCCTGAAAGGCTTTGagttcgcatgaaagctcgcctcactggggcacttcggacttttaggcgcAGGtaaagatcggtacccggcttGGCCTTTTAACAGGCTTTCACAATTTacgatattgttaaaaaaattttcgctcgctgcgctcgcgtttttggtaaGTTTCTATCTACATGTTAACTTGACTGgtgaattaatacagttaggccaacaaaagtctgcaatgattttgataggatacgcagtgcaagtgttatttatacgtcataatttcatagaagtttgacgtttaaaataacacttgcactgcgtgtgctatcaaaatcgttgcagacttatcttggtctaaatctaataattttaacatatggaagTTCTTTATTACTAGGTTGATcctaatcatgtggctcggcgttttgTCTTATGATCGGGCaatcgctgttcagcctcgcaaaatattaactattgagaaaatcaagtTTGCGGCACTAATTGAGCGTAGCCTCGCTTATAATTttccattagaggtagataggaaagtgacgctcAAGCGCACAGCTTTGGTATTCCAATGGGAATTGGCCTTACTCCTAAAgggctctccccacacttgacgcAACGCGGAATCGCCAAAAACCgatagaaaaaagctttatgtccaagcaataagagcgaaaaagacatcgttctgaCTAGACTCGGATCGTCTcggctgaagattgaaattaaaaacgcaaacttatttccctgtgcTAAACAACTAAACATGCTCtatgcagaattgactgtaagGGGGGCTCGAGccttgcactgcctaggggccccgacatgcttaatctggCCCTGGACACAAGCCTACGttatcatgcgacagcgctatataatagtatgcaatagcgctatacaaagtggcaatgttattgtgacgtaggcttgtgtcactctgggaagagaagaccatgttttattagactatggtaggTACCGATATCTATGGCCGACAAGTACCTTTTAAAAAATAGAGAAATGTTCCTTGACTGAGTCGtcatacacaaatcaaattactCCCAACACGCtccatcaaattgtgtaaaaaaaaaatatgtatacatcatGTAATAAATTTTTAGACGTGATGCACCTTCTCAAGCAAGTAATATGCGTTAATGTTAATATTTCGTAATTCGTCACCTACATaaaacgataaataaataaagtaagctCAGATTCAGATACaggatttttatataattaaaaaGAAGCGCTTGAATGTATGGTTGCCTTGTCGCAGATTCGCGCATGAACGGCGAGGGTGGCAGCTCGCCGCAGTCGGGCGACAGCGCGGGCGCCGTTGCCAGCTCGTCGCTCGCGCAGCTCCCCGCCGGCATCACGCCATCCATCACGCTCATTCCTATCAAGCAGGTACAGTATAGGGACAGGACGGCAGTCTATAGTACAGACTATCTTTaggtgtttaaataaatagattGTTGATGCTTAAAATTATTATCGTCACTTCATTAACTAAAATAACCTATTAACCATAATTTACTAATATTACGTCACTCATATTAGaagtaattaaattttactaatcaAGCTAATTACACTTATACTTAAAATTGACGTAGAGCCCAGGccaggtaaaaaaaaatcattagtcATTCCTATTCGGACGGTGCGCCGAAACAACCACAGGCGCAAAATACCTGATCACCACTAGTATAGCTAATCCATCATTGTGGTTTGTACTCACCAGattttattttctgtaaatTAAAATGAATAGAAGGAAATGACTAagcaaatatattttaccacaccagctcgtaaaggctctctttattattcaaaaactgatgagaaaatTGCATTTTATCTATTAAAGTGGTGAAGTTATGAAGTGAACTTTTaagttttacagttagtattttcctcgtgAAGGTGCAATGAAAGAAATTGTATTTCACTTGGCAGCAAAGTTTGTTAactctcgtgctttgaaacccttgcAACGCTCAAAATTATCTacactttacgaaccactcgttAGTCGTTACGTTTGCTCAAGTATCATTATTAGCACGAGGAGTTAAATAACAACTTTGCATTTGCCaaccttgtaaaacaaatattttctacGTGTTTGTGTAACAACTAACAACCCTTCCGATCGAGCAGCAGCTGACATTCACGAGGATTCGTTATACAATATACAACGTACATCTCCCTTAACTATCACAAATGCccgtttaaataatttaaatgccaTTAAAACACggttttaagagtgacccaggggaacgtaaccatggcaacaaGTGACATGAAAAACTTGATTCCAGAAACCTCTGTATACTTCATTTTGTAATAGGCCTTTCAACATGAATCCGCACTGGTATTATAGGAGCCGAACGCGGAGGAATCGGGCGGCGGCGAGTCGCAGGGCGAGGCGAACGGCGACAAGCGTGGCGTGTCGTCCAGCCTATCGTCGCTCATCAAGGTGTCGCCGCTCAAGAGCCTGCTGCGCGAGGACCTGCGCCGCCGCATCAGCGCCCGAGGCCGCGCTCGAGGCTCCAACGTGAGGAACACCATTattgtctctctctctctctctctctgtctctGTACGAATTGGGTAGCTAACCGCACTGCATAAAAGATACAATGCCTTTTGTTTAACATATTGAGGTTCAACTAAACATACgcctaataattattattatattttattacagacAGAACATCTGTTTAGTAATGATAAAATGAAAGTGTAGTGGtgctttaatattaatttcatacgGTAGTATCTTCCCAAAATTCCACATTTTCACCTTGGTATTAGGTAATACGAGCATTGTAAAATTCGggttgtaggtacatacttatagAAGTGtgattttaaattgtaattacGAAACTGAGTTTTGAATTGCTCCCACTCTTCTTTTTCTGCATACAATTGGCACAccaggggcctattgcataataaaatacaagctaatactattagtgattttgtatgtaaaatgcCATGGTGTAAAACGCAGGTGCCATGTCATCGAATCAATTTAACGAAATAAATTTCAATTTAGTATAACTTCGCGGAAAAACAAGCACACGTGCATGTGTATTgagtactagcttttgcccgcgacttcgtctgcgtggaattagtgacagcagctaaagtaggtatagcacctggataatgctaatagcaatcattcaattcgcgcattgctgacttcaattattaggcaattcattaactctttcaattccccCCCTTtacactctcttcagggatgatttcagccataaaaactatcctatgtccttccccgggactcaaactatctctataccaaatttcaactaaatcggttcagcggcttaagcgtgaagaggtaacagacaggcagacacactttcgcctttataatattagtatggatggtATTGGGATGATAGTGGTAAACGTTGGTTCTGTGTGTGTGCAGAGCTCCCGCGCGTCGCCGTCGGAGGGCGGCGTGATCACGTCGACGCACGGCGACGCCGCGCTGGCGCCCGCCTCGCTCATGTGCTCGTTCTGCTCCATCACCTTCCCCGACTCCACGCTCTACTTCCTGCACAAGGGCTGCCACTGCGACTCCAACCCCTGGAAGTGCAACATCTGCGGCGAGCAGTGCTGCAACGTCTACGAGTTCAACTCCCACCTTCTCAGCAAAAGTCACCAATGACTGTTTGCAGGGGGGCCGTTCCGATAATAATGACTTTGTGTTTCGTGATGCACTTGCGCGGTGTGTGCATAGTACGAGCGCTTCGGAGCTTCACTGTCGTCTTCGATTACGCGATTCTGTTCTCAATCTACTGTGTCGGGCGCTGAAGGGCTTCGAACTCGCTATGCGCTGAACGTCCCCCCGAAGATATCATTTTAAAAGTGCAAATTATGTCGAGTTATATTTTTAGCGGTTATATTTGTTATGTTAAAATGCGTGAAGATATTTATGCGGATATTTTAGTACTTAAAGAAAAGGGTTTATAAAAGggtaatattaaattataattgtgACGGGGTCAGATAGATTTGGGGTACAAGCTAGCAACTAAATTGAAAGCTGAAAGTGGTACCACTCGGTAATGATAAATATTACATTCCAAAACGTGACGTAGCATTCCATGATGAGAGATTCGAGTCTTTGGTGGGGAATATTATTGTAACTAAAAGTATCTCCTCTATccattttaaaataatcacGAAAACTAATGTAGTGTGTTGCTGCACCTTACATCACAATGAAATCGCAACTCGCGGATGCAATGTTAGAAACATTGTATGTGTAGGTATACTAAATGGATAGTAAAGGGACACTTGTATTGGTTTACCATTCTACTTTTCAGTACTTAATTGTACTACGACTATATCTAATCtaaattttaaaagtatttttggTGCGATAGTGAATTTTACAAATGTTTTAAAGTATGGTGGAAATTGtacaaattaatatatttttacatttcacTGTTGAGAAGAGAGGGCCTAGCCTGTATTTCCGTGATTATTTACTTATTGTGATTGTGTACAGACAGGAATTATAAATTCTACATTCcatttttatgttattattgTTTCTTAATATGCATGTAATGCAAGTCCACGACTAATATTTAATGTACAAGttatattttgttgttattatttatttttctaaaaaTACGTCTTGTCTTTAATAGCTACTTatgtttcattatttttaaatagagTGGTGCGTTATTAATTATGGTCATATGTACTTATTTCATTCTCAATCTATACAATGTTCCTTTCGTCAGTTCAGTTGTATGATATTATCGTTAGTTGAATTGTTTaaaattgaaaacgaaaaatatTGAAGGCACACTTGCTCAAAATAGCTTAAAGTGTGGGGCATGGCATCGTCGCACAAAAGcattataataaaatttctATTTAAATTAATTGGAGTAATGTAGTTTTATAAAACACTTTCATGTATGCTTATGGAAGTTTAAAATCGAATCGTTCAATTCGAaggtacttaattttatttaatatcaaGGTTTACAAAAGCCCCATTAGATTTAGCGAAACTGACCCGTATCATATAATTGTACTATCCGAAAGATTTTATTATGTCTTGCGTCCTAAATGCAAAGCCGTCGTTTTCCAGCTAAGAGAACGCTTACGGTCCATGGCCGTGCAAAACCCTCGGAACCAATATTGCCTGGTCGTATTTGTTTTTGCGTACCGGATCCGGATCGGAAGTTAGCGTTCTAATACAGAAGTGCTCAACCTAATGGCAAACGATATTGATCTCTTTTATTTTGAAGAGTTAAATTTCTATATTGACTTTCAATTTATCAgttaggtaaataaaatatatttcatttgtgTGCTTATAGAGACATATTGGTTtaattatacaatttaaaaTGCTATAGGttaatgaaattaattttgtaatgtagctgttaattatgttttagtacatttttcgtgTTTAACGTAATTGGTCAGTCCGTTCCATTTTCATTGAAGTAACCTGAGATTTACATTCCTGTAGCTCTTAAGTACTTACTTTCGGTTGTGGTCTTGCCTGTTAAGTTTACGAAATTACTTAGATGGAACTGAAATTATGTTTTACCAACGAAGTTATATATTTGTTTTGTTATGTGGTCATCGCGTGTATAAAGTAGGCCGGCGCGGCGCGGGACCGTCCGTGAGTTACCTGAAACGAgcaacatatttatttacagaGGTTCTTATATTATGCTGTTTCATTGTTGGTTTTGCAACttgattgtttacttttatttggtCCCGCCGCCGCGCCACAGTTAGTTAAGGTAGAGTCTAAGagctattaatattattaaccgGTCACCCCATTGGGCGCCTTTACTTAATCCGTCCATGTCTAATGATAGATATtgcctttaatatttaataaaaaataatatattttgtagATTTTAGATATGACTAGGGAGAGATGTTAATTATAAAATGGTTAAATAATTGCAGAGATTTAAATATgtagtaataatttatttaacatttaacGTAAATCTCTGCATTgctaaaaagttattaattgtGATGTCAACCAATAATGTAACGAGTAATGACATTTTATTTACttcagattaaaataaaattatgacaTGATTTTATTCCATCCCTCACTTATATAGAAACTGTCCAGGATTTGAAGgaattataatatacatatacaaaggTAATATTAGAGAAATCGGTATCCAGCCACCGACACGTTATTGAAGGTTTATTTATTGATTGCTGTTGACATATTTACATTGTTTATGGACTCGCAGATTTGTAAATCGCGTTAATTTCATCACGAGAGAAATGTTTATCGTTAAAATTCTAATATATATACTTTATTTTTGTGGAGTAGTTATATTGTAAGTACAAAATAAGTATTGGAAGTTGTGTTATACCACAGCCAATTGTTAATGTTATTTGTGAAATACGTGAAacagtattttaattaaaatttctaAATTAGAAAGAAAAGTTGAAAGTAGAAAGTTGGCAAAGGGATATGTTTTAGAATTTCACaaagcaaaataattatttgttcaTAATGCCGCATCTATAGAATTCTATAGATGATTTTATATTACTAAGCACTCAGTCCAAGTCAACAACAAGCCTTTAGTATAGCGACCCTCACCTTAATACCAAAACACAGCTTACcaacattatatattttttaagttgttatatatatgtacttaagggtagataaatataaattaatgtgGTTAAAAGCAATTGCTTGTAATTTTAAACAGTTGAAAGCGTCGTTAATATTTTGCTGTTACATTTATTGTGTTGTCAattgaaatgaaaataatatttattaatattaaaagggATACTACATATTTTATGAAAAACCAGTTTGTAATTGTGAGTGATAGTTACTATATCAAGTTTTAGCAGATTGTGCCTTAGATCAatactttaatattttaaacatatttAAAGAGACATTTTTTGGAaattgtttaatataatatatctcaTATCTAGATGtgtgtattttaaaataaaatattgtcacattagagttatatatttatacac
It encodes the following:
- the LOC134806410 gene encoding zinc finger protein ztf-16, which encodes MSSKGETEADSGTVSPNLPAVKNEPATTASKEETPKRGSTLLKCTTCNTFSTLSSRALTTHMAQCSPDNNNVAAAQADARPHRKLFECDVCNMKFSNGANMRRHKMRHTGVKPYECRVCQKRFFRKDHLAEHFTTHTKSLPYHCPICNRGFQRQIAMRAHFQNEHVGQHDLVKTCPLCSYRAPTMKSLRVHFFNRHGIDLDNPGTGNNSVSLLAAGIANAAYADGSMDASAINALGALGSGLSVSVAAAYSDSGDSNGARSVDNATPPMHYLTPHVEISMADNNETFSPGQSNHLNNSDSRMNGEGGSSPQSGDSAGAVASSSLAQLPAGITPSITLIPIKQEPNAEESGGGESQGEANGDKRGVSSSLSSLIKVSPLKSLLREDLRRRISARGRARGSNSSRASPSEGGVITSTHGDAALAPASLMCSFCSITFPDSTLYFLHKGCHCDSNPWKCNICGEQCCNVYEFNSHLLSKSHQ